The genomic region CCCGCGGATTTGTGTTCTCGGGGGTGGGGGGATTCCTTCCGAAGGGAACGGTCTGCACCGCCAGCCCCGAGTTGCAGGCCGCGCTCGCCGGCGCCAGGCAGGCACCGGCCCGGCGAGGGCCCTGGGTGGCGCTGGTCGCCTCGATGGCCGGGCTCGGCCTTCTGATCCTGCTGGTGGCGGCGGCCGGACTCGGGATCGGGCCGCGTCCGGAGCTCGAGACGATGGACGACCCGCACGCGGACCACGGCCCCGACGACGCGCACCGGGACCACACGCCCGCGGCGCATCACTGACCGGCCGGCCGCAGAGCTGCCCGAACCTGTTCGTCGGTCACCTGGTGGAAGTCGTCGTACCACTGCCCGACGGCGTAAAACCGGCTCGGCACCTCCGCGCACACGACGTCGTCGTAAACGCGCTTCAGGCGGTCCAGGCTCTGGCGGGGGGCGACCGGAACGGCCAGGACGAGTCTCGCCGGACGCCGCCCGCGCAGCAGCACCGCTGCGGCCTCCACTGTGCCCCCCGTCGCGATCCCGTCGTCCACGACCACCACGTCGCGCCCCTGGAGGTCCGGGGGCCGGGCCTCGCCCCGGTAGACCGACTCCCTTCGCTGCGCCTCCCGGCGCTGGCGGTCGATCTCGGCGCGGATGAAGTCCTGCCCGACGCGCATGGCGAGCACGAGCGACTCGTCCACAACGGCCTGGCCGTCCGCCCCGACCGCGCCCAGCCCCAGCTCCGGGTTGCCGGGGGCCCCCAGCTTGCGGACTACCACGACGTCCAGCCGGGCCCGCAGCGAGGCAGCTACCGGCACCGCCACCAGGACTCCGCCTCTCGGCACGGCCAGGACGACCGGCGCCTGCATCCCCAGCGGGGGCAATAATCCGGAAAGGACGCGCCCGGCCTCCTCCCGGTCTGCGAAGACCCGGTCCCTCATCGTGTTGCGGCTTCGAGCATGACCCCGCTAGCCTCTGCAAAACCTGAAGAAAGGAGATCGTCGTGTCGGTCGAGGCCTACATTCTCATCCAGACAGAGGTCGGTAAGGCGGCCGCCGTCGCAACGGCGGCGTCCAACATCACCGGCGTGAAGTCCGCGGAGGACGTCACCGGACCCTACGACGTCATCGTCCGGGCGGAGGCCGAGACCGTGGACGAGCTCGGCAAGCTCGTGGTTTCGGCGATTCAGTCGGTCGAGGGCATCACCCGGACCCTCACCTGCCCGATCGTCCACCTGTAACCCGGGGGGGTCAGCCCCCCGTCCCGGCCGCCATCTCGCCGACCTCTTCGGCGTGCGCCGCCGAGCGCGCCCGCTCGAGGCGCAGCTTGGCCTCGTGCCGCCTCAGCGCATGGTCGAGCAGGTGTGAGACGACCTGCGCGAACGGCACTCCGGACGCCTCCATCAGCCTCGGGAACATGCTCTTCGGGGTGATCCCCGGCATCGAGTTGATCTCGTTGACCACGATCTCCTCCGTGACCGGGTCCCAGAAGAAGTCGACGCGCGCAAGCCCCTCGCAAGCGGTGACCCGGAAGGCTCTGGCGGCGTAGTCGCGAGCCGTCTCGCTCGCGTCGTCCGG from Actinomycetota bacterium harbors:
- a CDS encoding phosphoribosyltransferase family protein encodes the protein MRDRVFADREEAGRVLSGLLPPLGMQAPVVLAVPRGGVLVAVPVAASLRARLDVVVVRKLGAPGNPELGLGAVGADGQAVVDESLVLAMRVGQDFIRAEIDRQRREAQRRESVYRGEARPPDLQGRDVVVVDDGIATGGTVEAAAVLLRGRRPARLVLAVPVAPRQSLDRLKRVYDDVVCAEVPSRFYAVGQWYDDFHQVTDEQVRAALRPAGQ
- a CDS encoding Lrp/AsnC ligand binding domain-containing protein, with translation MSVEAYILIQTEVGKAAAVATAASNITGVKSAEDVTGPYDVIVRAEAETVDELGKLVVSAIQSVEGITRTLTCPIVHL